CAGACGAACACGCTCAGCGAAGACGATCTAACGATCGTCGCTGCGAGTCTGCGAGAGATCCTGAAGAGCTAAGCGCGGAAGCAATGCTTCCGTGCCGGCCGTCGGAGGTCTAGTAGCGCCCGCCGCCTCCGCCGCCGTAGCCGCCACCGCCGCCGCCGTAGCCGCCGCCACCGCCTCCGCCGCCGTAGCCGCCACCACCGCCGCCGTAGCCACCGCCACCGCTACGCGGGCGCGACTCGCGCGGACGCGCCTCGTTGACCGTCAGGGCCCGGCCCTGCAAATCGGACCCATTGAGAGCCTCGATCGCCTGGCGTGCCATTTCATCGTCCATCATCTCGACGAAACCAAACCCACGCGACTTTCCAGTCACGCGGTCCTTGATCACCGTGGCTCGGGTGATCTCGCCGTACCGTGCGAAGAGCTCATGGAGCTCGTCATCGGTCGTCATGAACGGCAAATTGCCTACAAAGATATTCATTCAGTCAAACCTTCCGCGGAACTCATGCGACGCTCGCCTGATCCGCCAACTTTGCCCGCCGCACACTCCGCGGTCGCAGCCAAGAATCTAACGTTGCAGGTTCCACGCGGAACCCGACACTTCGCAAACAGTACCACGGTATGCGGCGTTCGCCGCCACAATTTTGGAATGAATTTCGCGGGCGCCGGGAGATCGGCCAATCCCGGTCCGCGCGTGGGGCGGGCGTCTGGAGCCGGCTTGTCCGCGGCAGGCTGTTGCCAGCCGGCGTGGCGGACGGCCGCTAGCCGCCTCCGCCGCCGCCGGCGCGCACGCCGGCTTCGGTCATGGGGGTGGGGTCCAGCGCCGCCGACAGCTCGTCGGGCGGGATGTCTGTGAGCCGCGCCGCGACCTCCGGCACGCCCTCGCCCGTCGCGACGGCCTCCTTGGCGATCTCCGCCGCCGCCGCATAGCCGATGCGCGGCGCGAGGGCGGTCGCCAGCATGGTGTTCCGCTCCAGCCAGAAACGCAGCATGCGATCGTCGACCTCCAGCCCGCGAACCGCACGGGTATCGAACGCCCGCGTCGCGTTGGTCAAGACCTCGATGGACTGGCACAGGTTGTAGGCAATGCAGGGCATCATCACGTTGAGCTCGAGTTGCCCGGCCTCCGCGGCCCATTGGACGGCGGCGTCGTTGCCGAACACGTGGAAGCAGACCATGTTCAGGCACTCGGCCATGACCGGGTTGACCTTGCCAGGCATGATCGACGACCCCGGTTGCAGCGCCGGCAGCCGCAGCTCGGAGATGCCCGTCCGGGGACCCGACGCCAGCAGCCGGAAATCGTTGGCGATGCGACTCAGGTCGATGGCCAGCGCGCGCAGCGCCCCGGACAGCATGGCGAACCGCGCCATGCTCTGCATCGAGTAGAAGAGATTGTCGGCACGGCGCACGTCGAGCCCCGTGACCTCGGCGATGACGTCGATGACTTCGGCCTGGTATTCGGGCTCCGCGTTCAAGCCGCTGCCGACAGCGGTGCCGCCGAGACTGAGTTCCTGCACCTGGGCTTCGGCGTCGCGGATGAAGGCCGCGTCGCGCCGGATGGCCTCCGCGTAGGCGCCGAACTCCTGGCCCAGGCGCACCGGCGTCGCGTCTTGCAGGTGCGTGCGGCCCGACTTCACGATCCCGTCCCAGTCGCGCGCCTTCTCGTCGAACGCGTCCGCCAGGCCGTCCAGCGAAACGTAAAGGTCCTGCAGCAGCTTGAGCGCGGCCAGGGCGATGGCGGTGGGAATGATGTCGTTGGTCGACTGGGCCATATTTACGTGGTCGTTGGGGTGCACCGGCGCGTAGGCGCCGCGTTCGCCGCCCAGGAGCTCGTTGGCGCGGTTGGCGAGCAGCTCGTTCGCGTTCATGTTGTGCGAGGTCCCGGCCCCGGCCTGGAAGACGTCGACGACGAACTGATCCTGGTGCAGCCCGTCCGCCAGCACTTCATCCGCGGCCTGGACGATGACGTCCGCCAGATTCGCCTCTAGCCGGCCGGTGCGCTTGTGGGCGATGGCCGCGGCCTTCTTGATCACCACCGTCGCCCAAATGAACGCCGGGTGCGGTCCGATGCCGCTGATGTCGAAATTCTCAACCGCGCGCTGCGTCTGCACGCCGTAGAGCGCGTCGGCGGGAACCTCCAGATCGCCCAGGGGGTCCGTTTCGGTCCGTGTCGTCATCCGTCGTCCTTCCCGGTGGCGGGCTGTGGCGTGGCTGCGGGTGTCCCCAGTCCACGCAATCCGTCGATCACTGCGTCGCGAGCCTGCACCAGCACACGAAATCTTCCAAGGTCCGTGGGGGAAACGAGCTGAAAGACGGCTTCCCGCTCTCGCGCATAGTCCGCGACCGAAACGTTCAGACGGCGCTGCACCGCCGGCAGATGCTCGCCGATTCCCAGTGCCGTGAGGAAATCTCCCTGCGTGCCCAAGAGCGCCGCCGTCGCGCCGGCGCGTGCTCCCGCGTCGATGAGTTCGGAGAAGTTTACGTGCGCCGTCAGGTCCGATGCGCCCGGATCGGCCAACAGGTCCTCCGAGGCGCGGTGCTGGCGGTAGGCCAGCATCGTTCCCTGGCTGAATCGCGGGCCGTGCACGTCGGCCGCGAGACCTCCGTAGTCGATGCTGGTCATGACCCATTGTGCGGCGATACGACGGACGTTTGCGTAGACGTCGGACACCCCTTTGCGCATCTCGATGACTCCGCCGTCGGGAGTGCCTTGGCCGTAGCGCAACGCATAGTCTGTGGAGGCGCCGTCCACCGGAAAAGGCTCCAAGGTCAGGAGATGGTCGCTCAGGCCCACGCGCAGCTCGACCCAATGGCCGCGGTTGCGTTGCAGCAGCCGCACGGGCAGGGCGTCGAAGAGCTCGTTGCTGATGAATGCGGCGGCCGGGCCGGCGTCAATGGCGTCCAACGACGCCACGAAGGCAGCCGTCGGAACCTGTGTCCGGGCCCGCGCCCGTGCTTGGGCGGAGCGCTCGACACCCACGTAGGCGAGGTGCTCGCGCCAAGGGTGCTCCTGGGCGGCCGACGCAAGCTGGCGAGCCAGCGTGCCGTCACCGCAGCCAAGCTCCACCACCCGAAATGGCCGAGGCTTTCCAAGCGCCGTCCACACGTCGTCGAGGTGCCGCGCCAGGAGGGTGCCGAAGAGTTGCGGGTGCACGGTGACGCTGGTGAAGTAGTCGCCGGACCGCGACGGCGCGCGACTGTAGAAGCCGTGGAGTTCGTCGTAGAGGGACGCCGCCATGAATTCCGCGAACGAGATCGGACCCTCGGCGGCGATGCGCCGGCGAAGTGACTCGAGAAGGGGGCCGCGGGACGCTACTGCAGGTTCGAGACGACGATGACGAAGGCGATGATGAGGATCGCCACGGCGGCCCACACCGGCAACGACAACCCCAGCAGCGTGGAAGACGGCGAGCTCGGAGCAGCTTTGCGCGTGCGAGGCTCCGACGCGGCTCGCTCGCGCTCCGTCTGCTCACGCAGCCGGCGCAGATTCTCGCTGATCTTCGGTGCGAAGCGGCCGGACTCGTCGGGAGTGGCCGTCTCGGAACTCAGATCGGTTTCGGTCGTCTCGGGTCGAGGCAGCTTCTCGCCGCAGTTGATGCACAGCCAGGCGCCCTCAGTGTTCTGATGGCTGCACTCCGGACACCGCATATGCAACGCCCCGCAACGGCTTCCCCTGGCGGCCAATCCTAGCACTCGCCCTTTTCCGTGATCGGTGTGAAACGCGCCAATTGGAGCGTACAACGAGGCGGCAGGCGGCGGCTCGGTCGGTCCCAAAGGTCCCAGTCA
The sequence above is a segment of the Chloroflexota bacterium genome. Coding sequences within it:
- a CDS encoding RNA-binding protein — translated: MNIFVGNLPFMTTDDELHELFARYGEITRATVIKDRVTGKSRGFGFVEMMDDEMARQAIEALNGSDLQGRALTVNEARPRESRPRSGGGGYGGGGGGYGGGGGGGGYGGGGGGYGGGGGGRY
- a CDS encoding aspartate ammonia-lyase, which translates into the protein MTTRTETDPLGDLEVPADALYGVQTQRAVENFDISGIGPHPAFIWATVVIKKAAAIAHKRTGRLEANLADVIVQAADEVLADGLHQDQFVVDVFQAGAGTSHNMNANELLANRANELLGGERGAYAPVHPNDHVNMAQSTNDIIPTAIALAALKLLQDLYVSLDGLADAFDEKARDWDGIVKSGRTHLQDATPVRLGQEFGAYAEAIRRDAAFIRDAEAQVQELSLGGTAVGSGLNAEPEYQAEVIDVIAEVTGLDVRRADNLFYSMQSMARFAMLSGALRALAIDLSRIANDFRLLASGPRTGISELRLPALQPGSSIMPGKVNPVMAECLNMVCFHVFGNDAAVQWAAEAGQLELNVMMPCIAYNLCQSIEVLTNATRAFDTRAVRGLEVDDRMLRFWLERNTMLATALAPRIGYAAAAEIAKEAVATGEGVPEVAARLTDIPPDELSAALDPTPMTEAGVRAGGGGGG
- a CDS encoding SAM-dependent methyltransferase, whose product is MAASLYDELHGFYSRAPSRSGDYFTSVTVHPQLFGTLLARHLDDVWTALGKPRPFRVVELGCGDGTLARQLASAAQEHPWREHLAYVGVERSAQARARARTQVPTAAFVASLDAIDAGPAAAFISNELFDALPVRLLQRNRGHWVELRVGLSDHLLTLEPFPVDGASTDYALRYGQGTPDGGVIEMRKGVSDVYANVRRIAAQWVMTSIDYGGLAADVHGPRFSQGTMLAYRQHRASEDLLADPGASDLTAHVNFSELIDAGARAGATAALLGTQGDFLTALGIGEHLPAVQRRLNVSVADYAREREAVFQLVSPTDLGRFRVLVQARDAVIDGLRGLGTPAATPQPATGKDDG
- a CDS encoding zinc ribbon domain-containing protein; this encodes MRCPECSHQNTEGAWLCINCGEKLPRPETTETDLSSETATPDESGRFAPKISENLRRLREQTERERAASEPRTRKAAPSSPSSTLLGLSLPVWAAVAILIIAFVIVVSNLQ